A genomic stretch from Telmatocola sphagniphila includes:
- a CDS encoding acyltransferase — MIGRIIDRNWLLETRLRVFHAVSIKIYGRTQMHISKRSQLRSVNSLVGVRLLGQVTPVSNVTVIAIGEQGKLDLDSVSIGRGAIVSVGKNAEISIGKGSYLADGSKILATNKIRIGSACAISWSVTFLDDDGHGFGPPPYSSPIVVGDNVWIGCNVTILKGVNIGSGSVVAAGSVVTRSCEPGSLLAGVPARVIRREISWTDQSRLSSNSTLNSEI, encoded by the coding sequence ATGATTGGTCGCATAATAGATAGGAATTGGCTGCTTGAGACGAGACTTAGAGTATTTCATGCTGTGAGTATTAAAATTTATGGTCGAACGCAGATGCACATTTCGAAGCGTTCACAATTGCGCAGCGTTAATTCGTTAGTTGGCGTTCGATTACTGGGCCAGGTGACTCCGGTATCAAATGTGACTGTCATAGCGATAGGTGAGCAGGGAAAACTCGACTTAGATAGTGTTAGTATTGGTCGAGGTGCAATTGTATCAGTAGGAAAGAATGCCGAAATCTCAATAGGGAAGGGGAGTTATCTGGCCGACGGATCGAAAATATTAGCCACTAATAAGATTCGAATTGGCTCAGCTTGTGCAATATCATGGAGCGTGACATTCCTGGACGATGATGGACACGGCTTCGGTCCGCCTCCTTACTCGAGTCCGATTGTTGTAGGCGATAACGTATGGATTGGATGCAACGTCACTATATTAAAGGGTGTAAATATTGGATCAGGTTCGGTAGTGGCCGCGGGGTCGGTAGTCACTCGTTCGTGCGAGCCAGGTTCACTCCTTGCTGGAGTGCCAGCGCGCGTAATAAGACGCGAGATTAGCTGGACTGATCAGAGCAGGTTATCATCAAACTCCACCCTGAATTCAGAGATATGA
- a CDS encoding glycosyltransferase family 4 protein yields the protein MHIVFINPVAVIGGAERVFLACIQAVRAEFPDARLTALLLAYGPLEERVRELGVDCLVHPMPATYAKMGDTQFRKTNKIFMLLKLAGTAALKIPGGYRYFRKLSRTLKDLRPTLVHSHGLKSHFLAALACPKKTNILWHIHDYYSQRPLMVKILKRVVKNVSVAIAISESVSRDVTSVFPDLPVHVVYNCVDQFTFCPVGCSYDLPGLVGIPEKESALIRIGIVATYANWKGQDLFLQAIARLKSRNAKFYAYIVGGAIYSTPGSQFTREELVQKAATLGVSDKVGFVSFQSNSAAVYRALDIVVHASTRPEPFGLTIIEAMACARPVVISRAGGAAELFTDGIDALGFEPNSADDLAEKLSNLIENKGLRSKLAEAALKTVLQNFSSSRFGYNIRVVYTNLLSERS from the coding sequence ATGCATATCGTCTTTATAAATCCCGTTGCCGTGATAGGAGGTGCCGAGCGTGTATTTCTGGCTTGTATCCAAGCGGTCCGGGCTGAATTTCCCGATGCTCGTTTAACGGCTCTACTTCTGGCATATGGTCCGCTTGAAGAACGAGTTCGTGAACTGGGTGTGGACTGTCTAGTTCATCCAATGCCTGCAACCTATGCGAAAATGGGAGACACGCAATTCCGAAAAACCAATAAAATTTTCATGCTTCTTAAATTGGCGGGTACAGCCGCTTTGAAAATCCCTGGTGGCTATCGATATTTTCGCAAATTGTCCAGGACGCTAAAGGATTTGAGACCTACTCTCGTTCATTCACACGGCCTAAAATCTCATTTTCTTGCCGCCTTGGCTTGTCCAAAAAAAACGAATATTCTCTGGCACATTCACGATTATTATTCGCAAAGACCATTAATGGTCAAAATACTAAAGCGCGTCGTAAAAAATGTTTCCGTAGCTATTGCCATTTCGGAATCGGTGTCGCGCGATGTAACGAGTGTTTTTCCCGACCTACCGGTTCATGTTGTTTATAACTGCGTGGATCAGTTCACGTTTTGTCCAGTTGGCTGTTCGTACGACCTGCCGGGGCTTGTAGGAATTCCCGAGAAAGAATCTGCCTTGATCCGCATTGGGATTGTGGCCACTTATGCAAATTGGAAAGGGCAGGATCTTTTTCTGCAAGCCATTGCACGACTAAAATCTCGCAATGCAAAATTTTATGCTTATATCGTCGGTGGTGCGATCTATTCAACCCCAGGATCTCAATTCACTCGGGAAGAATTAGTTCAAAAGGCTGCAACACTCGGAGTTTCTGACAAAGTTGGATTTGTTTCTTTCCAGTCAAACTCGGCGGCTGTGTATCGAGCACTCGACATTGTTGTACACGCCAGTACCAGGCCCGAGCCTTTCGGACTGACAATCATAGAAGCTATGGCATGCGCTAGGCCAGTGGTTATCTCTCGCGCTGGCGGAGCTGCGGAATTATTTACTGATGGCATAGATGCGTTGGGCTTTGAGCCGAATAGTGCGGATGATTTGGCAGAGAAACTGTCAAATCTGATTGAGAATAAGGGATTGCGATCCAAATTGGCAGAAGCCGCTTTGAAGACAGTACTTCAGAATTTTTCAAGCTCGCGTTTTGGATACAATATTCGAGTCGTTTATACTAATTTATTGAGCGAAAGAAGTTAA
- a CDS encoding glycosyltransferase, whose protein sequence is MNRQFLYPLYLSKLQKKFDCFHIVDHSYAQLVHHLPRARTGVYCHDLDAFRCILEPSSERRPHWFRAMSRRILTGMQKAAIIFYNSKQTYDQIVKYQLVDSKKLTFAPLGVSSEFNHQSFSSVPWLDSISQPFVLHVGSCIARKRVDVVLDTLARLRTNFPEIRLVKVGGDFTSDQVEKIESLNLAKSIVHKKSIPRTELAECYRRARVVLVSSESEGFGLPVIEALACGSLVVASDIAPLRESGSDAVIFLPVADITAWTNCLTKILSGEMSVPSITNRLNSASRYSWEKHSQIILDAYLSLA, encoded by the coding sequence TTGAATCGTCAATTTTTATATCCGCTTTACCTGAGCAAGCTTCAAAAGAAATTCGATTGTTTCCATATCGTAGATCATTCCTACGCTCAACTCGTGCATCATTTGCCACGAGCGCGAACCGGAGTTTATTGCCACGATTTAGACGCATTTCGCTGTATTTTGGAGCCGTCCAGCGAACGTAGACCTCACTGGTTTAGAGCAATGTCCCGGCGAATTTTGACTGGGATGCAAAAGGCCGCAATCATTTTCTACAACTCAAAGCAAACTTATGATCAGATTGTCAAATACCAATTAGTCGATTCGAAGAAGTTGACATTTGCCCCCTTGGGAGTTTCCTCGGAGTTTAATCACCAATCTTTCTCTTCCGTACCCTGGCTGGATAGTATTTCGCAACCGTTCGTGCTCCACGTCGGTAGTTGCATCGCAAGAAAGCGGGTGGATGTTGTTTTGGATACTTTGGCGAGATTACGGACCAATTTTCCAGAAATTCGACTCGTAAAAGTCGGTGGAGATTTCACAAGCGACCAAGTCGAAAAGATTGAAAGCTTGAACTTGGCGAAATCAATCGTTCATAAGAAATCGATCCCCAGAACAGAATTGGCGGAATGCTATCGAAGGGCTAGAGTCGTACTCGTTTCGAGTGAATCCGAAGGTTTCGGACTCCCCGTTATCGAGGCATTGGCTTGTGGATCTTTAGTCGTGGCTTCCGATATAGCACCACTAAGGGAGTCCGGAAGTGATGCCGTTATCTTTCTGCCAGTTGCGGATATCACTGCTTGGACTAACTGTCTGACAAAAATTCTGAGTGGAGAAATGAGCGTTCCCTCAATTACAAATCGACTTAATTCGGCCAGTCGATATTCTTGGGAAAAACATTCTCAAATTATACTTGATGCCTATCTTTCCCTGGCATGA
- a CDS encoding glycosyltransferase family 4 protein: MRRLLTIGHSYTVGVNRRLAHEMALAGKNRWEVTCAAPRFVIGDLRPIELEAIDEEACHLEPVSLRMTSRPHFMTYARDAKRLVTSGAWDLIHAWEEPYIPAGWQISRWAKKIAPFVFYTYQNISKRYPPPFNWLENETLRNSTAWIAGGHTVEDAMMSRSGYADHPHARISLGVDTNLFQPYTERGNRILSSLNWSASGPPIIGFLGRFVLDKGVNLLMKALDGLQTGWRALFVGGGVLERKLRHWGSQYGDRVRIVTGITHTQVPDYLNAMDILAAPSQTTPRWKEQLGRMLIEGFASGLPVVGSNSGEIPSVLGDCGLVVEESSDSAWKKTLGELIENASYRNELGEKGRDRAITHFSWPVIAKRNIDFFDQLLDSPIPKH; this comes from the coding sequence ATGCGACGCCTTTTGACTATTGGTCATTCCTATACGGTAGGAGTCAATCGGCGTTTGGCGCACGAGATGGCTCTCGCCGGAAAGAATCGCTGGGAAGTCACTTGTGCTGCTCCCCGTTTTGTAATCGGCGATCTTCGCCCTATAGAACTGGAAGCAATTGACGAAGAGGCTTGCCATCTAGAACCCGTTTCTCTTCGTATGACTAGTCGCCCGCATTTCATGACGTATGCCCGGGACGCAAAACGATTAGTGACCTCAGGGGCCTGGGATTTGATTCACGCCTGGGAGGAACCCTATATTCCTGCGGGCTGGCAGATCAGCCGCTGGGCCAAAAAAATCGCTCCTTTTGTCTTTTACACATACCAGAATATCAGTAAAAGATATCCGCCTCCCTTCAATTGGTTGGAAAACGAAACTCTCCGAAACTCCACTGCTTGGATTGCTGGAGGGCATACGGTGGAGGATGCCATGATGAGCAGATCGGGGTACGCTGATCATCCGCATGCGAGAATTTCCCTTGGAGTGGATACGAATTTGTTCCAGCCGTATACCGAACGCGGGAATCGAATCCTCTCTTCTTTGAATTGGAGCGCCTCAGGTCCGCCGATCATCGGATTCTTGGGAAGATTTGTCCTGGATAAGGGGGTCAATCTACTAATGAAAGCTCTCGATGGCTTGCAAACTGGCTGGAGAGCGTTATTCGTTGGCGGGGGCGTCTTAGAGCGCAAGCTTCGGCACTGGGGAAGCCAATATGGCGATAGAGTGAGAATTGTTACTGGTATTACTCACACTCAAGTCCCCGATTATCTGAATGCGATGGATATCCTTGCAGCCCCGAGTCAGACGACTCCACGTTGGAAAGAGCAGCTTGGGCGAATGCTGATCGAAGGCTTTGCGAGTGGCTTACCCGTGGTTGGCAGTAATTCTGGGGAAATTCCGAGCGTTCTTGGAGATTGCGGACTTGTTGTAGAGGAAAGTAGTGACTCCGCATGGAAAAAGACTTTGGGAGAGCTAATCGAAAATGCTTCGTACAGGAACGAATTAGGTGAAAAAGGTAGAGATAGGGCCATCACGCACTTTTCGTGGCCGGTTATTGCGAAACGCAATATCGATTTCTTCGATCAACTTCTAGATTCACCAATTCCGAAACATTGA
- a CDS encoding acyltransferase family protein, which translates to MKNSSQESLNSESSRIAALDNLRAFAIIWVILLHCEQGCLPKDSNSTVQNFVRAGGFGVDLFFVLSGFLISSILIKGHLKSGKIQIAKFWYRRWMRTLPAYYVTLFVVMLGDAFYESKVPWSNRWSYFLFLQTSVNDFGDVRFAWSWSLCVEELFYFALPITTSLSLLFTFNIKLAIRCISLAAIGISFVGRALSESSGGHLPGYAVPYCRLDGLACGMVISTLPKFQNKFWSFAMILTALVILGASVWAVTPTGFKIHQYFPVSIAFSLILYSVMLNDSWRNIRIPGAYSVAAISYSLYLIHPIVIVLLLKLTPNVDWMFRLLFLVILLALLATALRCFVELPFLFYRDKKSIGEIGHKAIVSDQIPVKL; encoded by the coding sequence ATGAAAAATAGTTCGCAAGAATCTTTGAATTCTGAATCTTCGAGAATAGCAGCGCTCGATAATCTGAGAGCATTTGCAATAATTTGGGTCATTCTCCTTCATTGCGAGCAAGGCTGCCTTCCCAAGGACAGCAACTCTACGGTGCAAAACTTCGTGAGAGCAGGAGGTTTTGGGGTAGACCTGTTCTTTGTTTTAAGTGGTTTTCTTATTAGCTCAATTTTAATCAAAGGGCATTTGAAAAGTGGCAAAATACAAATCGCTAAATTTTGGTACAGAAGGTGGATGAGAACCCTGCCAGCATACTACGTGACGCTTTTCGTCGTCATGTTGGGTGATGCGTTCTACGAATCAAAAGTGCCCTGGTCTAACAGGTGGTCATATTTTCTGTTTTTACAAACGAGCGTAAATGATTTCGGTGACGTGCGATTCGCTTGGTCGTGGAGTCTTTGCGTAGAAGAGCTTTTTTATTTTGCATTGCCGATCACAACCAGTCTTTCGCTTCTCTTCACTTTCAACATCAAGTTAGCGATACGTTGTATCTCCCTTGCCGCCATAGGAATATCCTTTGTCGGTCGAGCCCTCTCTGAATCTTCAGGCGGCCATCTTCCGGGATATGCAGTTCCCTATTGCAGGCTGGATGGATTAGCTTGCGGAATGGTGATATCAACTTTACCAAAGTTTCAGAATAAATTCTGGAGCTTTGCGATGATTCTGACTGCTTTAGTCATTTTAGGCGCATCCGTTTGGGCTGTCACACCAACCGGATTTAAAATTCATCAGTACTTTCCAGTGTCAATTGCATTTTCTCTGATTTTATATAGCGTTATGTTAAATGACTCATGGAGAAATATTCGAATTCCAGGAGCCTACAGTGTAGCTGCCATTTCTTATTCTTTATATTTGATCCATCCTATAGTGATCGTATTATTACTAAAACTCACTCCGAATGTCGACTGGATGTTTCGGCTACTGTTTCTAGTAATCTTGCTGGCACTGCTCGCTACCGCGTTGAGATGTTTTGTTGAATTGCCATTTTTATTTTATAGAGATAAAAAATCGATTGGCGAAATCGGACATAAAGCTATTGTATCCGATCAAATTCCTGTCAAATTGTAG
- a CDS encoding glycosyltransferase family 4 protein: protein MAYEMANVGGGSWEVTAVAPKYFHGNDLRPVRFEPDSNADCRVLSVNAYLTRKVHIFLYGWQLRSILSENWDLIHCWEEPYIFAGGEVAWFAKSKTPLVFRTAQSINKRYPQPFRWIEQYSMRRAAGWICSGSLVAKTLSSRLGYDKPMAKIPLGVDLNAFRPDPDLGKAVLKKLGWKPGPPVIGYLGRFVASKGLRVLMNALDGLTGDWRALFVGNGDMLPELRKWSEDHGDKIRICTDVTHDQVPPYLNAMNVLCAPSQTMPNWKEQFGRMVVEAFAAGLPFIGSDSGEIPFVVGDTGIIVGEKDEIGWTKAIADLLGDPIKQRELSEQGRQRAQEEFAWPAVAKKYLSFFDSLLANKQN from the coding sequence TTGGCATATGAAATGGCCAACGTGGGAGGTGGCTCATGGGAAGTTACCGCTGTAGCGCCTAAATATTTTCACGGCAACGATCTGAGACCGGTACGATTCGAGCCAGATTCGAACGCGGATTGTCGAGTTCTCAGCGTTAATGCTTACCTGACAAGAAAAGTACACATATTTCTTTACGGTTGGCAGCTTAGATCCATTCTTTCGGAAAATTGGGATCTAATCCACTGTTGGGAAGAGCCCTATATTTTTGCAGGCGGCGAAGTCGCCTGGTTCGCGAAATCGAAAACACCCCTGGTATTTCGTACAGCACAGAGCATTAACAAGCGCTATCCCCAACCATTTCGGTGGATCGAACAATACTCCATGCGTCGAGCAGCAGGCTGGATTTGCAGCGGTTCGTTAGTTGCCAAAACGTTAAGCTCCCGATTGGGTTATGATAAGCCCATGGCAAAAATCCCTTTGGGGGTTGATTTGAATGCCTTTAGGCCGGATCCTGATTTGGGAAAGGCAGTTCTGAAGAAACTCGGCTGGAAACCCGGACCACCCGTGATTGGTTATCTTGGACGATTTGTAGCCAGTAAAGGGTTACGCGTTTTGATGAATGCTTTAGATGGATTGACTGGCGATTGGAGAGCTTTATTTGTCGGCAACGGAGATATGCTGCCCGAGCTTAGAAAGTGGTCGGAGGATCACGGCGATAAAATTCGTATTTGCACTGATGTCACTCACGATCAGGTTCCTCCATATCTGAATGCCATGAATGTACTATGCGCCCCTAGCCAAACCATGCCGAATTGGAAGGAGCAATTTGGTCGGATGGTAGTGGAAGCTTTTGCGGCGGGGCTTCCTTTCATAGGAAGCGACAGTGGCGAAATTCCGTTCGTGGTAGGCGACACTGGGATTATTGTCGGAGAGAAAGACGAAATCGGTTGGACGAAAGCGATCGCCGATCTTCTTGGAGATCCAATAAAACAGCGGGAACTTTCCGAACAGGGAAGACAGCGTGCCCAGGAAGAATTCGCCTGGCCGGCAGTCGCTAAAAAATATTTGAGTTTTTTCGATTCCTTATTGGCGAACAAGCAAAATTAG
- a CDS encoding oligosaccharide flippase family protein yields the protein MSRTKRSAFAFFSGLGSSVVTLLIGLMSTPVLLRFLGDERAGTFRIATEWLGYLALMDFGLGGVLQATVARRLGHNETSKALADVRRAMRLFARVALLQLAALFFFGLTARWLISGLSTEALFELRMGLLVSAIGTVWVPLAALRPLLDGAQRSYWVNAALLVQSLGTVGLSILFAWWGWGLTGQFTAALLGSAAYTFFLFRLVSRVFPDVWRPLSDVQPDKFPPGWPMFMFNLVGRFSIMSDGIILGAIQGPGEVVRFYVTQRLMLVVVSQVQGIGNATWAALADLHHRGESDIFRHRFLQLNRWTAILAVAGLGPLAVLNERLISLWVGISRYGGDALTWATFGQALLVAQVALWAWPLVGGGMVKLVLPVMFVGSILNLILSIVGTYILGLVGPSLGTFAGYLLVYYWWYPRLLQKEFGLSRISIMSPLLLATALFTPIGCGLWSVSQYFPNGFMGNRIMDFFAWGMMAGTGGVIYLCLAWKILIPLKERQRWPKRLSRR from the coding sequence ATGAGCCGGACCAAACGCAGCGCGTTTGCCTTCTTCAGTGGCCTTGGCAGTTCCGTAGTCACACTTTTGATCGGGTTAATGTCAACGCCGGTGCTTCTTCGCTTTCTAGGCGACGAGAGGGCGGGGACTTTTCGAATTGCCACAGAATGGTTGGGCTACCTGGCGCTCATGGATTTTGGCCTAGGAGGAGTATTGCAGGCGACCGTGGCCCGGAGATTGGGCCATAATGAGACTTCAAAAGCACTTGCAGATGTTCGCAGAGCTATGCGATTGTTCGCCAGGGTTGCATTGTTACAATTGGCTGCACTCTTTTTTTTTGGCTTGACTGCGCGATGGTTGATATCTGGTTTGTCCACAGAAGCCCTTTTTGAACTAAGGATGGGGTTGCTTGTCAGCGCAATCGGAACGGTTTGGGTGCCACTTGCAGCACTTCGACCGCTACTGGATGGTGCTCAGCGAAGTTATTGGGTGAATGCCGCCTTGCTAGTTCAGTCCCTTGGCACCGTTGGTTTATCTATCCTATTTGCCTGGTGGGGATGGGGGTTAACCGGACAGTTCACCGCTGCCTTGCTTGGAAGTGCCGCCTATACTTTTTTTTTGTTTCGATTGGTCTCTCGAGTTTTCCCAGATGTCTGGCGACCACTGTCCGATGTTCAACCGGATAAATTTCCGCCGGGTTGGCCAATGTTTATGTTCAACCTAGTCGGCAGATTCAGCATTATGTCTGATGGGATTATCCTAGGTGCGATTCAAGGTCCAGGCGAGGTTGTTCGCTTTTACGTAACTCAGCGATTAATGCTGGTTGTAGTTTCGCAAGTTCAGGGAATCGGCAACGCGACTTGGGCCGCACTTGCCGATTTGCACCATCGAGGGGAGTCAGATATATTCCGACACCGTTTCCTGCAATTGAATCGATGGACTGCTATCCTAGCGGTAGCTGGCCTCGGCCCTTTAGCCGTACTTAACGAACGATTAATTTCACTGTGGGTCGGGATTTCCCGTTATGGTGGGGACGCGTTAACTTGGGCCACATTCGGGCAGGCACTCTTAGTGGCACAAGTAGCCTTATGGGCATGGCCGCTGGTGGGTGGAGGTATGGTTAAGTTGGTTTTACCCGTGATGTTTGTCGGCTCGATTTTGAATCTTATACTTAGTATAGTCGGAACATACATACTTGGATTAGTAGGCCCTTCTTTGGGCACTTTCGCGGGTTATCTTCTGGTGTACTACTGGTGGTACCCAAGATTGCTACAAAAAGAATTTGGTCTGAGTCGGATTAGTATCATGAGTCCTCTTCTCTTAGCGACGGCACTTTTTACGCCAATTGGATGTGGACTCTGGTCGGTTTCGCAGTATTTCCCAAATGGATTCATGGGAAATAGAATAATGGATTTTTTTGCATGGGGCATGATGGCCGGCACCGGAGGCGTGATATATCTCTGCTTAGCGTGGAAAATTCTCATCCCGCTAAAAGAACGGCAACGCTGGCCAAAACGATTGTCGCGGCGATGA
- a CDS encoding glycosyltransferase family 2 protein produces MKFSIIIPTHNRRELLQRVLSTVFEQTYSSSEFEVIVVASPGDSAFETVSQSAEGRSVSVRCVGIYEDPWQGKNASAKRNYGASLARGEWLAFIDDDCEADPRWLEEADLLLKDNVALEGCKKIPVPPKETYTYRGLKSFEKPGGYQSCNMFYRRDVFLKLGGFDLRFPFYLEDTDFAWSVIDNGFQIPHASNAIVRHPVVPAAPWRLLDDSKRTILLPLLKNKHPEIYRQKISRLLQWNHKAYLIMWLLLLVLVIRYNWDGLPMGGLFLFSLTGVDLARRYWGCRVSVNELAVTCLLIPFVPLIRLIQYARGLYRYRHILPTARSIQI; encoded by the coding sequence ATGAAGTTTTCAATAATCATACCAACACATAATCGGCGAGAGCTTTTGCAGCGTGTTCTTTCAACAGTTTTTGAACAGACTTATAGTTCGAGTGAGTTCGAGGTGATTGTCGTCGCATCGCCGGGGGATTCTGCATTCGAAACAGTCTCACAATCGGCTGAGGGTCGGAGCGTCAGCGTTCGCTGCGTCGGTATTTACGAAGATCCCTGGCAAGGTAAAAATGCTTCCGCAAAGCGGAACTACGGGGCTAGTTTGGCACGTGGAGAATGGCTGGCATTTATCGATGACGATTGTGAAGCGGATCCCCGTTGGCTGGAAGAAGCAGACCTGTTATTAAAAGACAACGTAGCCTTGGAGGGGTGCAAGAAAATCCCGGTTCCGCCGAAAGAAACCTACACTTACCGCGGTTTGAAATCTTTTGAGAAGCCAGGTGGTTACCAATCCTGCAACATGTTTTATAGACGTGATGTATTTCTGAAATTGGGAGGATTCGATCTTCGTTTCCCCTTTTATCTCGAAGATACCGATTTCGCCTGGTCGGTGATAGACAACGGCTTTCAAATTCCGCATGCGAGCAATGCTATAGTCAGACATCCAGTAGTCCCAGCAGCTCCTTGGCGATTGCTCGACGATTCGAAGAGGACTATACTGTTACCTTTACTCAAAAATAAGCATCCCGAAATCTACAGACAAAAGATCTCAAGATTGTTGCAATGGAATCATAAAGCTTATTTAATTATGTGGCTGTTGCTGTTAGTTTTAGTAATTAGGTATAATTGGGATGGTTTACCAATGGGTGGTTTATTCTTGTTCTCTCTGACCGGAGTGGATCTAGCTCGAAGATATTGGGGATGTAGAGTGAGCGTTAACGAGTTGGCAGTTACTTGTCTTCTAATTCCTTTCGTTCCGCTGATTCGCTTGATCCAGTATGCCCGAGGGCTGTACCGCTACCGGCATATCTTGCCCACTGCCCGATCTATCCAGATATAA
- a CDS encoding IS1380 family transposase, giving the protein MNVIFGRWFQKCKSRIERRLAKREAAMTFAPSFDASNIHYEVSERVGAISCGGLGAMHLLARRIGLIDDIDEKLHLLQFQRPYSESDHVLAIAYNSLCGGTCLQDMELRRTDENFLNALGTQRFPDPTTSGDFCRRFDSGSIQALIDAFNQTRLRVWSKQPDSFWECAKIDADGSFTQTRGERKAGMDINYNRDWCYHPLAVTLANTGETLSIVNRPGNRPSHEGAAVELDRALLLCLQAGFRRIVFRGDTDFSQTTRLDGWDANAKVRFYFGYDSKQNLEAIAEKLPEAAWHKLERPAQYSAKAKLRHRRENTKERIVQEREFVNVKLISEAVAEFEYQPTACRRAYRLVVIRKNLSVEKGESVLYPDERYFFYITNDRECTAAEVVYEANDRCNQENLIAQLKGGCRALHAPLHDLESNWAYMVMASLAWNLKAWWALTLPETPGRWREKHRDQKQSVLKMEFKTFLNAFMLLPCQIVRKAGRIVYRLLGWNPHLPIFFRLLKALRC; this is encoded by the coding sequence GTGAATGTTATTTTCGGACGTTGGTTTCAAAAATGCAAGAGTCGAATCGAACGTCGCCTGGCTAAGCGAGAGGCCGCGATGACCTTCGCTCCTTCTTTCGACGCCTCCAACATTCATTACGAAGTCTCCGAACGCGTGGGGGCGATCAGTTGCGGAGGCCTCGGGGCCATGCACCTTCTGGCCCGGCGTATCGGACTGATCGACGACATCGACGAGAAGCTGCATCTGCTCCAATTTCAAAGGCCTTACTCGGAATCGGACCACGTGTTGGCCATCGCTTACAATTCCCTTTGCGGGGGTACCTGCCTGCAAGACATGGAACTGCGTCGCACGGACGAAAACTTTCTCAACGCCTTGGGCACTCAGCGTTTTCCCGACCCGACTACTTCGGGCGACTTTTGTCGACGCTTCGATAGTGGCAGCATCCAGGCTTTGATCGACGCTTTCAACCAGACCCGTTTACGCGTCTGGTCGAAGCAACCCGATTCCTTTTGGGAATGCGCGAAGATCGACGCCGACGGCAGCTTTACCCAAACGCGTGGCGAGCGTAAAGCGGGGATGGACATCAACTATAACAGAGACTGGTGTTACCACCCCCTGGCGGTGACCCTGGCCAACACCGGTGAGACGCTGAGCATCGTCAACCGTCCCGGCAATCGCCCTTCGCACGAAGGGGCCGCGGTCGAACTCGACCGGGCTCTTTTGCTGTGCCTTCAAGCGGGCTTTCGCAGGATCGTCTTTCGCGGCGACACCGATTTCTCGCAGACCACTCGCCTCGACGGCTGGGATGCCAACGCCAAGGTACGCTTTTATTTCGGCTACGATTCGAAGCAAAACCTCGAAGCAATCGCGGAAAAACTGCCGGAAGCGGCTTGGCACAAGCTCGAGCGTCCCGCGCAATACTCGGCGAAAGCGAAGTTGCGACACCGACGGGAAAACACCAAGGAGCGGATCGTCCAAGAGCGGGAATTCGTAAATGTGAAGTTGATCTCCGAAGCGGTGGCCGAGTTCGAGTACCAACCGACCGCTTGCCGAAGGGCGTATCGCCTGGTGGTGATTCGCAAGAATCTTTCCGTGGAAAAAGGCGAATCCGTTCTGTATCCGGACGAACGCTATTTCTTCTACATCACCAACGACCGGGAGTGCACGGCCGCCGAAGTCGTCTACGAAGCCAACGATCGCTGCAATCAGGAAAATCTGATAGCGCAGCTCAAGGGCGGTTGCCGGGCCTTGCACGCGCCGCTGCACGATCTGGAAAGCAATTGGGCGTACATGGTGATGGCCTCCCTGGCCTGGAACTTGAAAGCCTGGTGGGCCTTGACGTTGCCGGAAACTCCTGGTCGCTGGCGGGAAAAGCATCGGGACCAGAAGCAGTCGGTTTTGAAAATGGAATTCAAAACCTTCCTCAATGCTTTCATGCTTCTGCCTTGTCAGATCGTCCGGAAGGCCGGCCGCATCGTCTATCGATTGCTCGGCTGGAACCCGCACTTGCCAATCTTCTTCCGACTACTGAAAGCACTGAGGTGCTGA